TCCCGCAGCCGCAGCACGTGGTCGACGCGGTGACGGGGCTCCTCGATGTGCCCGTACAGCATCGTCGCCGGGGTCTTGAGCCCCTTCTCGTGCGCGAGACGGTGGATGCGCGACCAGTCCTCCCAGTGGGTGTCGTGGTCGACGATGTGCTGGCGGACCTCCCAGTCGAAGATCTCCGCGCCGCCACCGGTCAGCGACTCCAGACCGGCCTCGATCAGCTCGTCGAGGATCTCGGAGGCGGTGAGCCCCGAGATCGTCTCGAAGTGGTGGATCTCCGTCGCCGTGAACGCCTTGAGCCCCACGTTCGGCAGGGCTTCCTTCAGCGCGCTCAGCGAACGCGGGTAGTAGCGCCACGGGAGGGTGGGGTGCAGCCCGTTGACGATGTGCAGCTCGGTGAGGTTCTCGTTCTCCATCGCCTTGGCGAGGCGGACGGCCTCCTCGATGCGCATCGTGTACGCGTCCTTCTCGCCCGGCTTGCGCTGGAACGAGCAGTACGCGCAGGACGCGGTGCACACGTTGGTCATGTTCAGGTGACGGTTGACGTTGAAGTGCACGACGTCGCCGTTCTTGCGCGTGCGCACCTCATGGGCCAGTCCGCCGAGCCACGCCAGGTCGTCGGACTCGTAGAGGGCGATCCCGTCCTCGCGGGTCAGCCGCTCGCCGGCCCGGACCTTCTCCTCCAGCTCGCGCTTGAGTCCCGCGTCCACTAGGGCGCCTCCCATATCTCCGTGTAACAGACTCCGACCACCGTACGCCTAGCCCTCGTCGGGCAGGTCCCCGACCCGGTTCTCCCACTTCGTGGACAACACGATCGTCGTACGGGTGCGGGAGACGCCCTTCGTGCCGCTCAGCCTGCGGATCGTCTTCTCCAGGCCGTCCACGTCACCGACGCGGACCTTGAGCATGTACGAGTCGTCGCCCGCGATGAACCAGCAGTCCTCGATCTCCGCCAGGTCCTTCAGCCGGTGCGCCACGTCCTCGTGGTCGGCGGCGTCGGAGAGGGAGATGCCGATCAGGGCGGTGACGCCCAGTCCGAGCGAGGCCGAGTCGACGGTGGCGCGGTAGCCGGTGATGACACCGGCGGTTTCCAGCCGATTGATGCGG
The Streptomyces sp. NBC_00234 DNA segment above includes these coding regions:
- the mqnE gene encoding aminofutalosine synthase MqnE, translated to MDAGLKRELEEKVRAGERLTREDGIALYESDDLAWLGGLAHEVRTRKNGDVVHFNVNRHLNMTNVCTASCAYCSFQRKPGEKDAYTMRIEEAVRLAKAMENENLTELHIVNGLHPTLPWRYYPRSLSALKEALPNVGLKAFTATEIHHFETISGLTASEILDELIEAGLESLTGGGAEIFDWEVRQHIVDHDTHWEDWSRIHRLAHEKGLKTPATMLYGHIEEPRHRVDHVLRLREMQDETGGFQVFIPLRYQHDFVDMKDGKVRNKLQARTTMATGAEALKTFAVSRLLFDNVPHVKVFWVMHGVQTAQLALQHGADDMDGSVVEYKITHDADNYGTPNKLGRDDLLDLIRDAGFRPVERNTRYEILREYPGPDAGRRESPQPMRV
- a CDS encoding Lrp/AsnC family transcriptional regulator — protein: MDAVDRQLIQALRENGRASYAELGRLVGLSGPSVTDRINRLETAGVITGYRATVDSASLGLGVTALIGISLSDAADHEDVAHRLKDLAEIEDCWFIAGDDSYMLKVRVGDVDGLEKTIRRLSGTKGVSRTRTTIVLSTKWENRVGDLPDEG